From Candidatus Cloacimonadota bacterium, the proteins below share one genomic window:
- a CDS encoding T9SS type A sorting domain-containing protein, which yields MKKIILLTVFLISVSLLLGGPYTTPTIDGDLSDWDLDELRVDDPTTDSAWGSGNEFDNLWVTWDAVNLYVGIEYTASDNAMIVYFDMGITGGETDFNSGNGYAGAYPRNITFDSADDIDLMIASWNSGSPWVWNIVDNASNEIGGSCVIAGTTTAELAIPWLSIYGDLTPCIVPTGAVIKAVGVIAGGDNWGACDSAPDNSDTNGDGGPDHLTNLWTTNLDSNPEDCIPDFEPPTPVILSSFTAEYVNSSLNLNWTTQSESDNAGWNIYRSDNEILDYAEQINNVMIEGAGTTSEPTEYTFVDENPVVVENTYWYWIESLDGAGTTQNYGPISITIPSINEDDPTPPDSENPFALQNYPNPFSQSTEISFIPKEEGYTEISIYNTKGQKIITLFSNNITEVDKRISVTWNGLDESGNRVLSGIYFSVLKIGNSIYTKKLVITK from the coding sequence ATGAAAAAAATTATTTTGTTAACTGTCTTTTTAATTTCTGTTTCATTGTTATTGGGAGGACCATATACTACCCCAACAATTGATGGTGACCTTTCTGATTGGGATCTGGATGAACTTCGAGTTGATGATCCTACAACTGATTCTGCCTGGGGTTCAGGAAATGAATTTGATAATTTATGGGTTACCTGGGATGCTGTAAATTTGTATGTCGGAATTGAATATACAGCATCAGATAACGCTATGATAGTTTATTTTGATATGGGAATTACAGGCGGAGAAACAGATTTTAATAGTGGTAACGGCTATGCTGGCGCATATCCCAGAAATATCACTTTTGATAGTGCAGATGATATCGACCTGATGATTGCAAGCTGGAATAGTGGTTCTCCGTGGGTCTGGAACATTGTTGATAATGCATCTAATGAGATTGGTGGTAGTTGTGTAATTGCCGGAACAACAACAGCGGAACTTGCAATTCCATGGCTTAGTATTTATGGAGATTTAACACCTTGTATTGTTCCAACAGGAGCAGTAATAAAGGCTGTTGGAGTAATTGCTGGTGGTGATAATTGGGGAGCTTGTGATTCAGCACCTGATAATTCCGATACTAATGGAGATGGAGGTCCCGATCATCTTACAAATTTATGGACTACAAATCTTGACTCGAATCCGGAAGATTGTATTCCTGATTTTGAACCTCCCACACCGGTAATACTCTCTTCCTTCACCGCAGAATATGTAAACAGCTCTCTCAATCTAAATTGGACTACCCAATCTGAATCAGATAATGCCGGCTGGAATATTTATCGGTCAGATAATGAAATTTTGGATTATGCTGAACAGATCAATAATGTCATGATTGAAGGTGCTGGAACAACGAGTGAACCTACTGAATATACATTTGTTGATGAAAATCCTGTTGTGGTTGAAAATACTTACTGGTACTGGATCGAAAGTCTGGATGGAGCAGGAACAACACAAAATTATGGTCCGATATCAATCACAATTCCTTCGATTAACGAAGATGATCCAACTCCACCAGACAGTGAGAATCCCTTTGCATTACAAAATTATCCGAATCCTTTTTCTCAAAGTACGGAAATAAGTTTCATTCCAAAAGAAGAGGGCTACACAGAAATTTCCATTTATAATACAAAAGGACAGAAAATAATTACCTTATTCAGCAATAATATCACAGAAGTTGATAAAAGGATTTCTGTTACCTGGAATGGTTTGGATGAATCAGGAAATCGTGTTCTTTCCGGAATTTATTTTTCAGTTCTTAAAATTGGTAATAGCATTTACACAAAAAAACTGGTAATCACAAAATAA
- a CDS encoding T9SS type A sorting domain-containing protein produces MKRFVFCFLLTFLVFNLVNAADMTFTDDTGPYQTVDFNDTLYLSKFNPAWGTLNIVQLTEIAYTIHDITITNNDAVGRTIWATVRFPIEFDVNIAGLTEDPDLTVISYASTYPGSWFEPDETKVVYDVEGSDSETLTYFLSSDLAKFTGTGNFAIDIQTDASNTEYGFGGASNVTIVATTDARAEVRVKYYYDEPVPVELSTFMARYIDNAPSIYWTTQTESDNSGFNIYRGESYDALENDEAMQINSLMIPGAGTTFEPTDYSFIDEYPVEINNTYWYWIESKDGSGETDGYGPISITIPDVNDNPDFIPEINTNDFYNYPNPFYPQTSIKFAMKEAGFADLTIYNTKGQKVKTLFSGDISADNLTREVAWNGKDSSGREVMSGIYLYVLKTDSNTYTKKMILTK; encoded by the coding sequence ATGAAAAGATTTGTTTTTTGTTTTTTATTGACTTTTTTAGTTTTTAATCTGGTTAATGCAGCCGATATGACTTTTACTGACGATACAGGCCCATATCAAACTGTTGATTTTAATGATACGCTTTATTTAAGTAAGTTCAATCCAGCCTGGGGAACTTTGAATATTGTTCAACTTACGGAAATTGCTTACACGATTCATGATATAACAATCACAAATAATGATGCTGTAGGAAGAACGATCTGGGCTACTGTCCGTTTTCCAATTGAATTTGATGTTAATATCGCAGGACTTACTGAAGATCCTGATCTAACAGTTATTTCGTATGCATCGACATATCCAGGATCATGGTTTGAACCGGATGAAACGAAAGTTGTTTATGATGTGGAAGGTTCTGATTCCGAAACACTTACATATTTTTTATCTTCCGATTTAGCTAAATTCACCGGCACCGGTAATTTCGCTATTGATATTCAAACTGATGCTTCTAATACCGAATATGGTTTTGGGGGAGCGTCGAATGTTACGATTGTTGCCACAACAGATGCAAGAGCAGAAGTCCGGGTCAAGTATTATTATGATGAACCTGTACCCGTTGAGCTTTCGACATTCATGGCTCGTTACATCGATAATGCACCATCGATTTATTGGACCACTCAGACAGAATCGGATAATTCAGGATTTAATATTTATCGGGGAGAATCTTATGATGCTCTTGAAAACGACGAAGCCATGCAAATTAATTCGTTGATGATCCCGGGAGCAGGAACAACATTTGAACCAACTGATTATTCTTTCATCGATGAATATCCTGTTGAAATTAATAACACATACTGGTATTGGATTGAGAGCAAAGACGGTTCTGGAGAAACTGACGGTTACGGTCCGATTTCAATAACTATTCCTGATGTAAATGACAATCCTGATTTTATACCGGAAATTAATACTAATGACTTCTATAATTATCCAAACCCATTTTATCCGCAAACCAGTATTAAATTTGCCATGAAAGAAGCAGGATTTGCTGATCTAACAATTTACAATACAAAAGGTCAGAAAGTAAAAACATTATTTTCAGGTGATATTTCAGCAGATAATTTAACCCGAGAAGTTGCATGGAATGGAAAAGACAGTTCAGGAAGAGAGGTTATGTCAGGTATTTATCTTTATGTGCTGAAAACTGATTCAAATACTTATACCAAGAAGATGATCTTAACGAAATAA